CGCCTTAACATGTTGAGAAATAACATTAGCTTACATCTCACAATCCAGATTTATATTATTATATAGGTACTGGATATAAAACTATATAGACAATTTTCAGCAATGCATACAACAGTTTGGTCCTTTTGCAAGTTCGGCCCGCTCTTCCTAATGTGCTCCCAGGAATACAATTTGTAGAAGTCGTAACCATGAGAATAAAACGGTGCGCCCAATGATGGTTCCATGACATGATCACCCTAGTCTTGTCATACCCTCGAATCGATCTTCCAAATGCACCTACGTGCTTGTAAAAGGAGTATGTTCGGTCTGGAGGATTGTCAACGATCCTGACCCTGCAATTAATTGTAAACAACCATGAGACGAAAATAATCCAACAATATCacaagttataaaccatagaactcATTTTCATTTTACATGGTTCGGGAAAGCGGTAAAAAACATCGCTTATGCGCGCTGAAGCGCAATGCGGAGGCCTTCCGCATCGATTGTATAAGCGCTTAAGCAGAAAAGGCGGAAAAAGAGGGGAAAAAGCGCTGCTTATGCACGCTGAAGCGCTAACAGGAAGGCCACCGCACCGATTACGCTTAACGCTTTCTTGAACCTTGTCATTTTATATAATCACCTTTAAATCTCTATGGTAGATTTCTCTGCTACGGCAAAACTCAACAACGTCAATAAGATGCTAGAAATATTTATGTGCATCGGCTTTACAAAGTCTCCCATGAGGCCATGACGAAACTAAAATTGGTAGGTTTTTACAACACTGTTGGGTTCCAGTttcacatcaacatatatttCAACTTGAAGCTCAATAAGCAGATCAAGTAAAGATACATGTGCCAATTCAAATTTAAgtaatactacctccgtttcaaggaataaggcgtcctcgttttacgagttttttgtttgaccaagaattacttcaaatagataaagattatttgtatgaaattaatatcattaagaagttcttttcaatacgaatccaacgatactaattacacatAATATActtaagattttgttgctcaatttttatggtcaaagttcgtcttgggatgcgcgtgcgccttattccttgaaacggaggtagtagcaTTAAGCATCATCCAGATAGTTCAGACCAAGAGCAACATATATTGACATCTCAAAAACGTGCAAAATGTGAATAGCCTAGAGAAAATATATGTTGTCTTGCTAGTGTTACATGGTTCAAGGTATTTAGCCCCATTCAGAATCAACAGAATGAAGTTTGAAAATTATGTTTGTACATCCTAGAAGGAATACATTAGACATCCAAGATACAAACAGATGAATTAATTCTAACTGTAAATTTTGAAGTCAAGACTGGTCATGACAGACAACGGTAAGAAGAATGGGGTTTTACAATTTTGTCAAATAGTTCCCCACCAATGATGAACTACAAGATTACAAATATCTTCTTTCTGCTTGAAAAAACATGCACATAATAGAATGACCAGGTAATGATCCTACCGGTACTAAAGAAGAAACTGAAAAGAAATATTAATTCAGACGAGCTGCATTACAATAGGAGAGAGCGAACAAACCTAGAGTTCAGCTCCAGTACCGTGGCATGTTGCCCTACACGGTGAACAGCTCCCTCGCCAACATGTAGAGTACTCCATCCACGTCCTGGAGCCTGTGCCAATAGTAGGCGTGTGCTCACCGCCGCACTCGGGTTCATACCCACAGAGCTAACAAAGAAGGACAAGTACTTGCTGCTTGCCAGGAATGAGCAGATACTGCCAACCAAGAGAAATAATTAAACTAAACCCACACATCTCTTCTATCCACTATGATCTAGGGCTTTGTTCTTCCACAGGTATTAGCAATGTCAAGAAAGTATCAGACGTCTAAATGATAAATTTACATAATGTTTTCATACGTATTGATAGAAGCAGTCCAATCCTTCAAAGTTCAGTTTTAGTTATCTCCTACAGAGGATTTCTACCCTAAAAACCCTGGTGATTATTTTGCGGCTAGCTGCAGTTTCATCACATGCTGTAAAAGTTTCAACATGGAAGCGGCTTGGTGTCTTTTTTCTAAATCGAAAGCTTTGCATCCTTTTCCTATAAGGTGTATACGATAGCTCCTAGAATGAGTTCATATTATTTACATTTCAAGTGGATATTAGGTCTCCTGTCAGTGCTCAATCATATTATAACGCCAGCTGAAAACTTCCGCAAATTCAATCAGGGGATAACATCAATATTTTTAGCAACTTCCaccaaactaaaataaatagcaaTAGGTGGACAATGCACAATGCAGAAGTGTAGTATCAAAATGCATGCATACGACCTCCACCTTCTAATTGCGCCCTCCAACACTCGGTGTTGTTGTCCCTCTTGAATTTTATTTATATTGCTTAGTAATTATCATAGGTCAGCTTCTCGGGAAAAATTTATAGCTAATGAAGCTCgtcaaaatgagaacctccaaatCTGAAACCTTGATACATGAATATTAGGTATCAATAATTGATATTTTTTTCACCAAGATGTCTGCCATTGAACTTCTCAGTAAGTAAATCAGGTTAATAATTGACATTTTGCTCCAAAAAAATCATGATTCGAAATTACATAATCCATGAATTCTCAATTGTTACCTCTTGAACAATGGATACCTCACTCCTGACCAATAATCCCCTACCGACAAACCAACCAAGAGTAAGCCTGGAAAAATAACACATAACATGGATAATACTTCCGGATTTCTAGCGATATAAAATTTAGAATCTGAACATTATTGCAGACCATGTCATCTTCTAACTTTCGGACTGCACTCCCATATATGACTCATGCTAGCAGTTACATTGTAATTTAGCTAATAAAGAAAAAACATAGAACCTGAAAGATGATTAAAAAAATTGGACAAACTGACGGCACAAAACTGGTGCATCGAGTGCTATCGGCCACACATAGCATGGTGATGATATTCTTCAAAACTTGATAAGGCCACACATAGCATGGTTTATTACAACCTGCTAGTTCAAGACTACAAGGGGAAAAAATGATGTCGACTCTAATTGTTTAACCCATGTGCAGCAAAAACACCATATATGAAATCAACATGTAGTTGGTATTAAGTTGTACTATGCACTCAAGTTTCAGAAACTATCACTAAAGTTAACACCAGAGGTATGCAAACTTGCTGCAGATCCTAGTTAATTAACACATCATCAGAATGGTATTTAAGAAGCTAACGGTAACATCTGCATGCTCAATTCAAGTTTATGAAGTTAACATCCCAGATTGTCTACCGAAGAAAAAACAACCTGGATTGTATTCATACTTCTCTGGTGCACAAATGACAAGGAAAGATTCTAGTATTTTCAGAAGCTAAAACAGAGAAGTTGTAAGAGCATTGTAAATATACCCAGAGAAGTATGAGCTGAATGTTAACTTCAAAAGAAGAACAAATGGTTGGTAGTACATAACTGCATAGCTCACCTACTAAGCAAGCTAAATTTCTCCTTTGTCTCAAGTACTGCAGGTACTAAATGCATATACTTGCAGTTCATATTCCTCAATGAATTATCCCTTTTGTGTTTTTACAACAGATCATGGAAACTAATAGGAAAATAGATAAATCTCGAGAACTTTCAGACGCTCCAAAGATTGAAATTATGGTAATGATATTCTTCTAGACTTGAAAAGACATGACCTGAACAGTGTGGTGGTTGCCACTGCTACAATGTGTTGCCATAGGACTGTAGGAGTGAAGCTCTTGATGTTTAGAAGTGTCAATCTGGTAAAAAAAAGAATAAACATGAGTTGAGAAGGAAAGGAGGTGCTCATGCATTCCAATGAAAACTACTTTGATAGGATCATGGAACAAACAATGTCTTCAAATATATCAAGTGTGGAGTAGATATGATTATATAAAACGGCATCACATATCTTCTTGTTTGCAAGCTTACACAGTAAGTCTGTCCCTTCTCCCCTTGGTTTATGCCGCTTTCCCATTTATTTTGCAAACATGAAAGGAGGTGCTCATGCACACGGAATTAATAATAAATATGTTAGTAGAAAAGGAAATGTGGGATTGTCAGTGTGCATCGCCTACATCCAGTTTATATGctgtcagtgtgccatcctggatGGAAACCACCATGAACTGAGACAAACAGAAAGAATATGCGTGGTTTAATTAACCCAATAACTCCAGCAATTGTTGCCAACCACCGCTGCGTGTATGTCAGCAACGTTAGCAATGCTACAAATCTAAGAAACGAGCACTCTGCTTTCCTCACATAGCACAAAGCAAAAAAGAAAAATCCTGACAGAATGAACAAGATGATTAGATGAACACAGCTGCAACACTTCAGTTCAATCAACCGTAAACCTTCAATCAATCTCTGCCACAAGTCACAACGAAACCAAAATCTCTATATACCACCGCTCCCTGTCCTAATTCAATCAAAAAATACTGACTGAAAATAAAGATCATCCACTAATTGCACACTACAATATATAGTAGGAGAGGACTGAAGATAGATTACCTTGACAGCGATGGTAGGGTGGGAAGAGGAGTGATATTCTGCATCAGGGATGGCCGGCAAGCACCATGGCGGCTTCATCTGTGGTGTAGTCATTCCAAAAAACAGTAATGAGATTTTGTGGCCAATTATTTTAAAAAATTAGGTAAAACTAATTTAGAGGAAATATTAACATATCTAGTCAGAATACAACATGAGGTAGTTTATCACATATACAAGACGCTGACATTACAACACATAGATCACCGATCCCAAATAAACAACAGACTGTTCTTTGAAAAAAATAAACATCAGACAAAGGTAGGTATATATACCTTGCTGCCTGCTTTGCGGGCGTGCGGCGGCGAGCGGCTTGCCCGGCGACCGAGCGACGGCGAGATCTAAAGAATAGGAGGGTCGAGCAGGGGGGAGGGGGGCCTCTCAGCTGCTGCCGGTGAGTTGGGGGGCGGACTGGCGGAGGGCCGAGCCGGGCCACGGGGCCAGCCGGCAAACTGGGGGCGGTGAAAGGGGGATCCGCTGTCGGACGGCCGGAGAGCGGAGCGGAAGGTGGAGCTAGGTCTCTTCCCTGATTCCCAGATCATGTCACCACCAAATCCAGCGCATCTTCTATGATACGCTGGTGCCCCTCGATGATTTAGATGTGTGCGCCTTGTCCTGGGCGCCATGGACGAATCCTGGTCGCAACGCCGACGAGGATGCGTGGAGGCGTAGAGAGTAGCACCAGAGTGGGGATTTGACGGTGGGGTGAGGTGGGGACGAGGACGGGGCATGGCGGCGCCGTGGAACCCTAGCCCGCTCACACTCGCTCCGCATGAAGGAAAGAGGAAAATCAGGTTGGGGCGATGGAAGGGAAAAGTTCTGATTGTTCTTGGTGGCCCACTTGTCAGCGCGAATATTCGTCCGAGCGGTGGAGGCGAGCGAGCGGGTGAAACGATGACGACCAAAGTTTGGTCGTAGTGGTGATTGTGGCAGAATAGGGAACATGTttctcctttttaagtagtgtagaaaaATATACAAATACATGAATGATATTGTTCTTTTCCTTGCGTTAAACTCGTAAAATTAGTGAAAACGCGGCCTCTGAAGCTCTCCCGGTGTTTAACGCTCTCAACCTGGGCCAAACTACCATCTAGGCTTATAGCGGGCTGTTTTTCTAGTTTGGGCTGCAGTATCGCCAGGCCACGCACTTCCTCTGTCCTAAGAAAAAACCTCGACGCATCGGCTACGCACCTGCCGCTCCTCGGCTCACTTCAGCCGCCGCGCCCCTCCCCCCTGCGCACGGCACGGCCAACCTCGGAAATTCTCCCCAATCGGCAGTGCCTGCTTGCGGCTTCAGGCCGCGCGTATCAGCCGCATCAGTGCAGCGCCCCACAACTGTCCCGCTGCCATGTAATTAAGTTTTCAAATTTCAGAAATTCAGAGTTTCAGTCCGGGAGCCAATCTTGCTTTCCTTCTTATTTTCCCCAATTGTGATCAGAGAGAGGATGATGCTTAACTAGTTTTTTTTGTGTGTAGATCTGATAAATGAAATACAAGCAAAAGTAGCACAATCGTAGTCCTTTGAAACATGTGGGATAGAGCTTCAAAGAAGCTGGAGATAACTTCGATCTCAATGCCAACGCCGATACCAATTCTGGTAAATTTTCTCTTCATTTTGAGATATAATTTAACTATTTGAGATCTTGTCACTACTACAAGCTTATATTTATAGTTTGTTCTTGTTATTGTGAAATGTGAATAACATAGCTTATATTGTTATGCCATTTTTTTTATCAATTCGCATACCCAATATGAAAATTCTAGCTCCGCCACTGTACCAAACGGTAGCGCTACATAAAATAAGTAGTTCAGGTTCTCAACCTTTTTCTATAAATGGATTGTAATGTAATTTAGCATGCTATGTACAAAAATAAAAACTCAGTAAATGTAAAGAGCGGCAAAAAAGTTGAATTCTATGGTGAATAGTACCTTCATCAATTTTCTTTCTCCACGATACTATTGAAAACCAAAAAAAGTAACTCAAAGCGTAGACTAAATTTGTGATACCCCTCATCTCAACGGCTTTCTAGCTGTTACGAGGTGTGAGAGGAGTCTTGGATCTTTACATGGAGTGTAGTTGTAGTCTTTGGATGTTAATTTTGTGCCCTGGGCGGCGACATATCAAATAGTGGTCTGGCGTCGTATGGAATTATGGTCTTCCCACTCCATCCCCATCCAAAGTGACCTTTGAGATGGATCTCGAATCGCTAGCGACTTCTTGGTTTATCTCGCCTCTTCATGTCACCATAATGGGTCTTCTCCTTTGGAGGTCCGTTGATGGAGCATCAGTTCGACAACCAGTCTTGTGAGGTTGTGTACCTAGCCCCGGCGCATCAACTGTTTAAGATTCATATCCCTTGGGCTGGACGGCTCATGCGACTATTTAAAACTTTAAAGGCTGATCAATCTTGTGCATGTATTATATTTTGTGAATTATTCAACATTCTCAACAAGTGAAGAGAATGGAGCTGGTGGATGAATTCGAAAAGGATGCCAAATTTTTATGAAGAAAACAAGATGTTGAAGATTCTATAAATCCCCATGCACCGCTATCGCTATATGTGAGTTGTTCCTAGATTTTAGGGACACTTTGTTGTTGTTGGATCTTGTCTCGTACCTGCTATTGGAGCTCAAGAGGAGCCAATGTCACATATCACATAGATATAATATTGGGACGCGAAGGTAGGAGATGTGTTCTGAGAGAGAGGGAAAAGGGGAGATTAATATGGGATGGGACGGACGACATCAAGGGCGGGGAGGGGAGAATTGTTAGGTGTTTATGTGTGATGGTGTGCGGAGATGTTGGGTGGGGCTAGGGGTATGCTTGTAAGAGTTGGTATCATGTGCTGGACATAGATAAAGCGTGGGTTTCATTTCACCATAGAAGTGTTTTTTTTTAAAtacctttttttttgaaaaaaacatGATAGGGGAAGCACCTacaatgattttttttttgaaataataaGAAGCCAAATTTGCATCTGTGAAGACTTAAACCTGGGTGGTTAGGTTGTAAATCtacttccctaaccaagtgacCCAGACACATTTCTTTATAATATCAATCCCTATGTGTGGATTGATACAAGAGATCATGTGGTGTTTTGGTCCTACCATAGACATCATCAAGTACTACATCGAAAGAAAATTAATATTGCAATCTAAAGATCACCAGAGAAGAAAATTTAGGGTAATACTTCCAAGTACTAGAAGACATAAGTAAGGCGGCCGAATCCAAAAGCCCATGTTACTTATACAAATTTCTATTAGAAACCTGTATTGAGGGAATATTAGCTATGGGATCAGATCTCTGGGATATAAGTAGATTTTGGAAGTTCTCATTTGTCTTGGGTTTAGGATGTGGTTTCATTTGTATAAAATCCAATATCCTTGCCACATCCTAAAATTGACAGCTCCAGGGCATCTCACTATTTTCTgaaatatgcatgattatgacaattGATCGAAATTATCTATGGGCAAAACCCGATCATGTTTACCTGAAAAGAATGAAAGTCTGCATAATATCTTCATCAGCAGGGCACGTAATTTACCGCAACCCCTTCAGAAGTAGCAGGTCACGGGGCAAGCTGAACCCCTAACATGGTATTTTTGAATGACCTGTGCTCAGCGTCAAGAATTATTGACATGGGATGCTGCAGTCTGTCATTGATTAGTATTTGCAGACCTGCGTCATACATGCAAGCAATGAAACAAGTACTATGTTTGTCCAGTTGTCGCAAAGATAACTCCATGCCTAACAACAACTATATACATAGACCTAGTTTAAATAGCAAAGGCCAGTCTTTGGATTCCTTCACGTGAAATATTTTGAAGCATGGAATTTTATATGTTGAATATTCCATGCTAACCCAATTATTCAAAGAAGGCATATAGCATTCGTTGTGTTGGATAGCATGTGCAATTTAAATACGTCCAGTTGGCCATTTGTCCCAGTTGCCAGATATATAGAAGAAACCCACCACTGGGGGATTAGCATTAAGTAATATTGCTTATTCTACTGATTAGTCACAACTCAGCTAGTAATTAGGACTCCATTGAATGCAAAATTGGGGGCTAGTATGCGGGGCTTGGTCACATGCATGACATGGACGCCTAAAAAAGATATCAATGAAACGAAAATATGCACAGCACAGGAACAAGGCGGTACTGATGAGGCTCCAACTCTGATCATCGAACCCTCACCTTTCAGATTTATTAAGTCTGCACATGTTCGAAATATAAATTTGACCATTTATACAACAAAGTGTGTATTATAAGTCACAAAACTTATCATTTAGTTTACTTTGGAGATATAGTGTCTATGGTGCATAGATAATATTTGCTGGTCAAATTCATGGTCAATTCTTTTCTTAAAATATGTGGTAGCCTAATAAACCTAAACGGAGAGAGTATGTATTTGCCAGCTTGTTAGGGAAACATGAACATGTAGAAAATTACACCGAAATTAATCCAATATTCAAACAAGCGGCATATAGTAGAATATTGTTATGTTAATTAGTCTAcgcaaaaacaaattaattaattaAGGGATATTAGCCTATGCAATTGAAGTGCGTCTACTTGGCCAATTGTCCTAGTTGTCAGATGCAAGAAACCCACCCCGGGTGATTACAATAGGCCTGCCACACCTAgtttagattttttttttttttgaattgttcacCTAGTTCAGATCTATAAATAGAACCCCTCTAACCCTTTATTATCTCACAGCTCTCCTAGCCCACTGATCCTGTGCTTTCTTCTCCCTCTGCTCCCTAGACACAATTCCATCGAGCCATGGCTAGTCCCTCTGCCTCCTCGTTTTTTCTCTTGCTCTTGCTGCCAACTATCCTGGGCATGGCTAGTGCCTATTCTCCAGTCCAGATTTGTGTGCGTCCCTGCCCAAGTGAGGTTAACCTGCACCTATACCTCCACCAATTCGTTGCTGGACCAAACCACCCAAACCGCAACGAGGAATTCCTGATAGCCCCAGCAAATGCCTTTGGTTTTGGTACTACCCTCATCCATGATTGGACCTTGACCAGAACAACCGATCCTAACGATACACTCATCGCACGTGTGCAAGGCACACACATCCAAGCTGGCACGACAAACGCTAACAGCTGGTACATTTCGCAGAACATAGTGTTTCAGAGTGGCAGGTAAGATGTATTACACTCGTGCATTAGTAATTGATTTCGTGGTACATTTTTCACGCTTTCTCGGCTTCAAAATATAATCTTTTTTGAACATCACTTGTCGTAACTTTATTATCTTTGActacaaattaattaacttagatTAGATTTGTTAGATGAAGTGGTGCAATTATACTTATCACTAAAGTCCTTTATAATATTTTATTAAATCCATATCGAAAGAAATGGTCACGGTTATCTATTCAAGATATATTCGGAAAAGTCAGCCGATTTCCTAGTATCAGAGGCTACGCACGGGTAACTATACTGAGTAACTATCCGCTCGCTACTGTTGAGGAGAGGCGGAAAAGGAGGCGACCGCGCGTGCTCTGCTCCCGCCGGCGAATCCGCCGCTCCCCTCTGCCTCCGGCCGCCGTTCAGGCGCTGTGAGGTAGGGGGGAGCTCCGGAGGCTGCCGTGCGTGTATAGTCTAGGTGTAGGTGTAGGTGTGTGTGTGGCTCGCGTCGGCATCGAGACGGTGGCGATGGCGGCGGTGGTTGAGCTTTTGTCCTCCCCCTCTGTTCCCCGTTCCGGTGTTCTCGCCGGAGAGGCTGTGGAGGTGGTTCGTCAGGTCACATCTTCCTTCTCTGGTCCTCTGGCCGTCCGTGGTGGAGAGGGGAGGAGTGGGTGGGCGGTGCTGATCTGCTTTTGTTGCTGctgtttgtggtggtcctcttcgTGGTTGCTCCGGCCGGCCGTGGAGGCGTGGGGAGCGGCGCCTGGAGGTGgtgcgggggtggtggtggtggacctAGGCGGAGCGGAGCCGGCTGGATGTTTGGCGGATGCGGGGAGCAGGTGCCGTGGTCGTACTCGTTCATCGAGTTTCGGTTCCGTCGCTTGGCGGCGGACGGCTTCTGCGACCTTCTACATGCTGGAGCGGCGCCCTCTTCCCGGCGGTTGGAGGTATGGCGGCGTCGCCGTCGCCTAGGTGCTTGGGGATCGTCTGGGATCCGTCTGTGTCTTCTTCGATAGCTCAGGGTGCTCTTTGCACTTTTTGGGGTcctctttgtttttctgttttcctTTGGACCTTTTTGTAAAAGTGTGACGAGCTGTCTGAATATATGTGTCGGATcctcctcaaaaaaaaaaaaaaaaaaaaagatatattCGGCAAAATTAATCAACACTCTGTTTCAAAATTAAGGGGCATTGCTGCACCAAGTTTTAAAATATAGGATATTGATTATCTTTATTTTCATCTTTATATCATGACGTTATACTAAGAATATGATCCAACAAGTATATATGATAATAGATATGTAAATATTATTTCAGAAATATATACCACTCCACCTTAGAGCCCCATACTATAGCATTTCAAGGGGAAATCACTCATAAAGCATGAGCATGAGTTATGTGTGCATTTAGATTGATTGTGTGTTTGCATAGTAAATGTGATGTGATTTATGGGTAAATAAATAAATTCCTTGATAGGTAAACTCGCTGATGAGTAGATCAAAATTCCATCCATGGATTCAAATAGTTTGTCAATTTGTGCATGCTATCTTGTAAATTTGTGTTGGTACATTTTTTTTATTGTTGTACTTACATACATGTATCCTAGAATAATATATATAGAGAGAATGGATGGATTGGAGTATACATTGTGCCATAATTATTGGATGGATATACCATTATAAGCAATTCTGACCTTTTGACAAAATCTGTAATGTCTCCATGTAAAACAGATTTGCAGGGTCCACACTTCAGGTGATGGGGACATTAACCGAAAACAGTGTTGGCCAGTGGTCTATCGTCGGTGGGACCGGACAGTTTACGCTGGCCCAGGGTATTATCAACTACAAGATGGATCCGTCTTCTAACAAGGATGATGCTATTAGAGAACTTAATATCCGTATCCTCTACGACGCAGATGATGCACAAGTGGTAAGTATGACGGTTTACAGCCTTGTATCTAAATCACTGCCATCTATTTTCAACTAAACTAGTTTGAACTAAGTCTTGGTGATATGGGAGCCTATGTTGATTCCAAAACTTCAACCTATCTTGCAAGCTAGGTTGAAACTAGTTCTAGAAATTTATTTAATGTGGTTAAAGAGTACATTTAGCATTTTAGCCAGATCAAATATTTTTAGCAATCACCTTGAGCTGTTATTTGACAAATTTGAAGAAAAAATATTTGAAACTAGTTCTAGGAATTTATTTTGTGCCGTTTAAAAGTATATTTAGCAATTTATTCATACTAAATAGTTTTAGCAATCACCTTGAGCTTTTATTTGAGGAATTTGAAGAAAATCATGCTAATATATACGTATACTAGTGCATGAAACAATTATTGTCTTACTGAGCTGTTGACTAGGCAGTCTAACAAACCTCAAGCGACATGCTTACGTTGTGTACATATGTGTGCAAGCTCTGTAACATTAATCACCTTTGTATTTTTACTTCACCTTATGCAGGCTCGTGATGGTGCATTACACCTGGTGCAAAACTAATCCACTAGGAAGTTGGCGCTATGGAAATAATGCGAGTTCACGGATGCTTGCTGTCTGATCAAGTGCTCATCGTGGCATTTCTAGTACCGGTGTGGTCAATGTCTGATGTTATTTTATGTGGTGGCAATGTGTCGAATATGCCGCCTTTTGTATGTTTTCAGTTCAAATAAGCCTTGGGTTCTGTGATGGGACTTTTGATCCCAAATCCAAGCCCCATTTGGTTCGTGGTTGTCTATATGTAACGTGTGACTATTCCATATTTTGGACCTCTTCTTATGGATATGCAACATCTTATGATGTAAATAAATGGGATCAAACTATCCATCTCTGATAGAAAATTAATTACACGTACTTGAGGCCCAAACATCCTTTGCTATCATGACATCCACCCATCCAATTTCTGGAAATGTGTGATGTGGGCTGCGAAGGTGTGAAGTTTGGGTATAAGTGGAAAGTAGGTGATGGCAGGAGAATTATATTCTGGGAGAACATATGGTTTGGTAATA
This region of Lolium perenne isolate Kyuss_39 chromosome 2, Kyuss_2.0, whole genome shotgun sequence genomic DNA includes:
- the LOC127321955 gene encoding dirigent protein 22; protein product: MASPSASSFFLLLLLPTILGMASAYSPVQICVRPCPSEVNLHLYLHQFVAGPNHPNRNEEFLIAPANAFGFGTTLIHDWTLTRTTDPNDTLIARVQGTHIQAGTTNANSWYISQNIVFQSGRFAGSTLQVMGTLTENSVGQWSIVGGTGQFTLAQGIINYKMDPSSNKDDAIRELNIRILYDADDAQVARDGALHLVQN